A part of Neovison vison isolate M4711 chromosome 8, ASM_NN_V1, whole genome shotgun sequence genomic DNA contains:
- the LOC122916305 gene encoding LOW QUALITY PROTEIN: pyridoxal-dependent decarboxylase domain-containing protein 1-like (The sequence of the model RefSeq protein was modified relative to this genomic sequence to represent the inferred CDS: inserted 1 base in 1 codon; deleted 1 base in 1 codon; substituted 1 base at 1 genomic stop codon) — translation MDASLEKXDPTLAEMGKNLKEAMKMLEDSQRRTEEENGKKSSGDIPGPLQGSGQDMVSLLQLVQNLMHGDEDEEPQSARIQNIGEQGHIALLGHSLGAYISTLDKEKLRKLMTRILSDTTLWLCRIFRYENGCAYFHEEEREGLAKICRLAIHSRYEDFVVDGFNVLYNKKPVIYLSAAARPGLGQYLCNQLRLPFPCLCRVPCNTMFGSQHQMDVAFLEKLIKDDIERGKLPLLLVANAGTAAIGHTDKIGRLKELCEQYGMWLHVEGVNLATLALGYVSSSVLAATKCDSMTLTPGPWLGLPAVPAVTLYKHDDPALTLVAGLTSNKPADKLRALPLWLSLQYLGLDGIVERIKHACQLSQRLQESLKKVNHIKILVEDELSSPVVVFRFFQELPGSDPVPRTVSVPSAAPSAVGWERHCCDALNRWLGEQLKQLVPTSGLTVMDLEVEGVCIRFSPLMTAAVLGTRGEDVDQLAACVQSKLPVLTCTLXLREEFKQEVTATAGLLHVDDPNWHGIGVVRYEHANDDKSSLKLDPEGEKIHAALLKKLNELESDLTFKMGPEYKSMKSCIYIGMASDDVDISELVETIAVTAREIEENSRLLENMTEVVRKGIQEAQVQLQKANEERLLEEGVLRQIPVVGSVLNWFSPVQASQKGRTFNLTAGSLESTEHTYVYKVQGTGVTPPQTPSGTRTKQRLPGQKPFRRSLRGSDALSETSSVSHSEHLEKAEQLSGAPEPNTPEPGSPEPPPGLAPPQDAEQTGALRSGAQRPEDDCPQVEEPESLR, via the exons ATGGACGCGTCCCTGGAGA CAGACCCTACATTAGCTGAGATGGGAAAAAACTTGAAAGAGGCCATGAAGATGCTAGAGGACAGTCAGagaagaacagaggaagaaaatggaaagaaatcatcAGGAGATATTCCGGGGCCACTCCAAGGCAGTGGACAAGACATGGTGAGCCTCCTCCAGTTAGTTCAGAACCTGATGCACGGAGATGAAGACGAGGAGCCCCAGAGTGCCCGAATCCAGAATATTGGAGAACAAGGTCATATAGCTTTGCTGGGGCATAGTCTGGGAGCTTATATTTCAACCCTGGACAAAGAGAAGCTTAGAAAACTTATGACCAGGATACTTTCAGACACTACATTATGGCTATGCAGAATTTTCAGGTATGAAAATGGCTGCGCCTATTTCCacgaagaagaaagagaaggacttGCAAAGATCTGCAGGCTTGCTATTCATTCTCGTTATGAAGACTTCGTAGTGGATGGTTTCAATGTGTTATATAATAAAAAACCTGTCATATATCTTAGCGCTGCTGCTAGGCCTGGCCTGGGCCAGTACCTTTGTAATCAGCTCCGgttgcccttcccctgcttgtgtcgtGTGCCATGTAACACCATGTTTGGATCCCAGCATCAGATGGATGTTGCCTTCCTGGAGAAACTGATTAAAGATGATATAGAACGAGGAAAACTGCCCCTGTTGCTTGTAGCAAATGCTGGAACCGCGGCAATAGGGCACACGGACAAGATCGGACGTTTAAAAGAACTCTGTGAGCAGTATGGCATGTGGCTTCACGTGGAGGGTGTGAATCTGGCAACCTTGGCTCTAGGTTATGTCTCCTCATCAGTGCTGGCTGCGACCAAATGTGACAGCATGACATTGACTCCAGGTCCATGGCTGGGCTTGCCGGCTGTCCCTGCGGTCACCCTTTATAAACACGACGACCCAGCCTTGACTTTAGTTGCCGGTCTTACATCAAACAAGCCAGCGGACAAACTCCGTGCCCTGCCGCTGTGGTTGTCTTTACAGTACTTGGGGCTTGATGGGATTGTGGAGAGGATTAAGCACGCCTGCCAACTGAGTCAGCGGTTACAAGAAAGTTTGAAGAAAGTGAACCACATCAAAATCCTGGTGGAAGATGAGCTCAGTTCTCCAGTTGTGGTGTTCAGGTTTTTCCAGGAATTACCAGGCTCAGATCCAGTGCCCAGAACCGTCTCCGTGCCCAGCGCGGCACCTTCAGCAGTCGGCTGGGAAAGACACTGCTGTGACGCCCTGAATCGCTGGCTGGGAGAGCAGCTCAAACAGCTGGTGCCCACGAGCGGCCTCACGGTCATGGACCTGGAAGTGGAGGGCGTGTGCATCCGGTTCAGCCCTTTGATGACCGCGGCAGTTTTAGGCACGCGGGGGGAGGATGTGGATCAGCTCGCGGCCTGCGTGCAGAGCAAGCTGCCGGTCCTGACCTGCACCCTGTAGCTGCGGGAGGAGTTCAAGCAGGAGGTGACAGCCACGGCAGGTCTCCTGCACGTTGATGACCCGAACTGGCATGGAATAGGAGTTGTCAGGTACGAACATGCTAACGATGACAAGAGCAGTTTGAAATTAGatccagaaggggaaaaaatccatGCTGCGCTCCTGAAAAAGTTAAATGAACTGGAATCCGACCTTACGTTTAAAATGGGCCCTGAGTACAAAAGCATGAAGAGCTGCATCTACATTGGCATGGCGAGTGACGATGTGGATATTTCAGAACTGGTAGAGACCATTGCGGTCACAGCCCGAGAAATTGAGGAGAACTCACGGCTTCTAGAAAACATGACAGAGGTGGTTCGAAAAGGGATCCAGGAAGCCCAGGTTCAGCTGCAGAAGGCAAACGAGGAGCGGCTTCTGGAAGAGGGGGTGCTGCGACAGATCCCCGTCGTGGGGTCCGTGCTCAACTGGTTTTCTCCGGTACAAGCTTCACAGAAGGGAAGAACCTTTAACTTaacagcaggctccctggagtCCACGGAACACACCTATGTCTACAAGGTACAAGGCACAGGCGTCACACCCCCGCAGACCCCCTCGGGCACGCGCACGAAGCAGAGACTTCCAGGCCAGAAGCCTTTCAGGAGGTCCCTGAGAGGTTCCGACGCTCTGAGCGAGACCAGCTCGGTCAGCCACAGTGAACACCTGGAGAAGGCGGAGCAGCTGAGCGGCGCGCCCGAGCCCAACACCCCGGAGCCCGGCAGCCCCGAGCCCCCTCCCGGC CTCGCGCCCCCGCAGGACGCCGAGCAGACGGGTGCCCTCCGGAGCGGGGCCCAGCGCCCGGAAGACGACTGTCCGCAGGTAGAAGAACCGGAGAGCTTAAGATAA